A portion of the Chelonia mydas isolate rCheMyd1 chromosome 23, rCheMyd1.pri.v2, whole genome shotgun sequence genome contains these proteins:
- the LOC119564830 gene encoding olfactory receptor 6N1-like, producing the protein MEATNETWEAEFFLVGFPDLERFHLLLFNLLLFTYVLILGGNTVILMLIRANPHLHVPMYYFVAILSFLEVWYTTVTIPKMLANLLDSRKPISYRGCLLQVYFFHALGITEACLLTAMAYDRYLAICKPLHYPSTMTPKSCLWLVAGCWACGFMWPVPEIILLFTLPFCGAHRIEHLFCDFPSLLSLACADVSTSTTIDFALHSLVILGPTALILFSYVKILSVVIKIQGSEGRRKAFSTCASHLTMVLAFFGTTGFMYIRPARSQPSYHDRVVAVVYAVLTPLFNPLIYSLRNKDIQEAIGNLMKLPPISSVTSG; encoded by the coding sequence ATGGAAGCCACCAATGAGACATGGGAAGCTGAATTTTTCCTGGTGGGGTTCCCAGATCTCGAGCGCTTTCACCTCCTTCTCTTTAACCTCCTGTTGTTCACCTACGTACTCATTCTTGGTGGCAATACTGTCATTCTGATGCTTATCCGGGCCAACCCACATCTTCATGTCCCCATGTACTATTTTGTGGCCATTCTGTCTTTCTTGGAGGTGTGGTACACCACAGTGACCATCCCCAAGATGTTGGCCAACCTCCTGGATAGCAGGAAGCCCATCTCCTACAGGGGCTGCCTCTTGCAGGTGTATTTCTTCCATGCATTGGGTATTACGGAGGCCTGTTTGCTCACGGCAATGGCCTACGACCGATACTTGGCCATCTGCAAGCCTTTGCACTACccatccaccatgacccccaagagTTGCCTCTGGCTAGTGGCAGGGTGCTGGGCATGTGGCTTTATGTGGCCTGTGCCAGAAATCATCCTGCTCTTCACGTTGCCCTTCTGCGGGGCGCACCGCATAGAGCACCTCTTCTGCGACTTCCCCTCGCTGCTCAGCTTGGCCTGTGCTGATGTGTCCACCAGCACCACCATAGACTTCGCCCTCCACTCCTTGGTCATCCTCGGCCCCACCGCCCTCATCCTCTTCTCTTATGTGAAGATCCTGAGCGTTGTCATCAAGATCCAGGGTTCGGAAGGGCGGCGAAAGGCCTTCTCCACCTGTGCCTCTCACCTGACCATGGTCCTGGCCTTTTTCGGCACCACTGGTTTTATGTACATCCGCCCAGCACGAAGCCAGCCTTCATACCACGACAGGGTGGTGGCGGTGGTCTATGCAGTTCTAACCCCTCTCTTCAACCCACTGATTTACAGCTTGAGGAACAAAGATATTCAGGAAGCAATTGGCAATCTCATGAAACTGCCACCGATTTCCAGTGTGACCTCAGGCTAG